A genomic segment from Neisseria perflava encodes:
- a CDS encoding endonuclease/exonuclease/phosphatase family protein has product MFPRPVTITSYNMHKGMSALNRKVQVNRMADALGALGSDVLFLQEVQGQHLNRSRRTDFPDAPHYDIIGDSLDYHRSYGKNAVYPKRHHGNAILSRLPLKMENNLNISVNKLEQRGLLHCEVVPEGWEDPLVCLCVHLNLREPDRLKQYRAISDYVDRHINPDSPLIIAGDFNDWRQKSARELGRALDLNEVFVDNTGKRPKTFPSRLPILSLDRIYTRNLDVIDSEIHNSKDWQHLSDHLPLSVTVRPHRKMNMKSDRKM; this is encoded by the coding sequence ATGTTTCCCCGTCCAGTTACCATTACTTCCTACAATATGCACAAAGGTATGTCTGCGCTCAACCGCAAAGTGCAGGTCAACCGCATGGCTGACGCGCTGGGTGCATTGGGTTCGGATGTTTTGTTTTTACAAGAAGTCCAAGGACAACATCTCAACAGAAGCCGCCGTACCGACTTTCCCGATGCGCCGCATTACGACATCATCGGCGACAGCCTTGATTATCATCGCAGCTACGGCAAAAATGCCGTCTATCCGAAACGCCACCACGGCAACGCCATTCTCAGCCGCCTGCCGCTGAAAATGGAAAACAACCTCAACATCAGCGTCAACAAACTCGAACAGCGCGGCCTGTTGCATTGCGAAGTCGTGCCTGAAGGTTGGGAAGATCCGCTGGTGTGTTTGTGCGTCCACCTCAACCTGCGCGAGCCTGACCGCCTTAAACAATACCGCGCCATCAGCGACTATGTCGACCGCCATATCAACCCTGACAGCCCCTTGATTATTGCCGGCGATTTCAATGACTGGCGGCAGAAATCAGCGCGTGAGCTGGGCAGGGCATTAGATTTGAACGAAGTATTCGTCGATAATACAGGTAAACGCCCCAAAACCTTCCCTTCGCGCCTGCCTATCCTCAGCCTCGACCGCATTTACACGCGCAATCTTGATGTCATCGATTCTGAAATCCACAACAGTAAAGACTGGCAGCATTTGTCAGATCATCTGCCATTGAGTGTAACGGTTAGGCCGCATCGTAAAATGAATATGAAATCAGATAGAAAAATGTAA
- a CDS encoding energy transducer TonB → MKTPKLLASALLFAAVFGTAQAADTETLEAMKVQNGSVKTVLMDVFTTPAGNVDRVNIIQSSGNPEMDERAVKSVSKYPYPKRKTASKYQHTVTFETNVEVINN, encoded by the coding sequence ATGAAAACGCCTAAACTCCTCGCCTCAGCCCTGTTGTTTGCTGCTGTATTCGGTACCGCACAAGCCGCCGATACCGAAACCCTGGAAGCCATGAAAGTGCAAAACGGCAGCGTTAAAACCGTTTTGATGGATGTTTTCACAACTCCTGCCGGCAATGTTGACCGCGTGAATATCATTCAATCCAGCGGCAATCCTGAAATGGACGAACGCGCAGTGAAAAGCGTTTCCAAATATCCTTATCCGAAACGCAAAACCGCATCTAAATATCAACACACCGTTACTTTTGAAACCAATGTCGAAGTAATCAACAACTGA
- a CDS encoding polyribonucleotide nucleotidyltransferase, with protein sequence MKTITEKLANQLNSKEKAIAAADVVSTILLIVNDGASQKEAIHTVSAIARESMDRFEEVGK encoded by the coding sequence ATGAAAACCATCACGGAGAAACTGGCAAACCAACTAAACAGCAAAGAAAAGGCAATCGCAGCGGCGGACGTTGTAAGCACTATCTTGCTGATTGTGAATGACGGAGCAAGCCAAAAAGAGGCGATTCATACCGTATCAGCCATAGCCCGCGAATCTATGGACAGATTCGAGGAGGTAGGAAAATGA
- a CDS encoding DUF7146 domain-containing protein, protein MKPTCKEIRAAAQYRWPEIHAALGIDQRYLKNKHQPCPACGGKDRFRYDDKDGNGTFICNHYNNGAGDGFGLVMHFFGCDFQTALKQVAGILDMDNANPLPIPPKRPQAQPRPEKDQIEKLAALWRSTEPIRPDSPVIQYLRSRGLEMAHLPENVRFLPEKDYWTTVEDKPLLLGRFPCMVCAIRDMDEELQGLHLTYLQPSYDKPCGEDGLHAPRYQKLAIKDPVTGEALPAKKMRNRKQGSISGQAVHLFPIPENGRLVIAEGIETALAARELYKAYDWGLYAALSANSMANFQFLNGIKEIAIIADNDTPRPVGYRAAYDLAMRAIKQGIKASIWQSKTPGYDALDELNEKKQSDNHFGGQTA, encoded by the coding sequence ATGAAACCGACATGCAAAGAAATCAGAGCAGCCGCGCAATACCGCTGGCCGGAAATACACGCGGCATTAGGCATAGACCAGCGATACCTGAAAAACAAACACCAGCCCTGCCCCGCGTGTGGAGGGAAAGACCGTTTCAGATATGACGACAAGGACGGAAACGGCACATTCATTTGCAACCATTACAACAACGGCGCGGGTGATGGTTTCGGCTTGGTAATGCACTTTTTCGGGTGTGATTTTCAGACGGCCTTAAAGCAGGTTGCTGGCATTTTAGACATGGACAATGCAAACCCTTTGCCGATACCGCCCAAACGCCCACAAGCGCAGCCACGCCCCGAAAAAGACCAAATCGAGAAACTGGCCGCATTGTGGAGAAGCACAGAACCTATCCGCCCCGATTCCCCTGTTATCCAGTATTTGAGATCACGCGGTTTGGAGATGGCGCATTTACCCGAAAACGTCCGTTTCCTACCTGAAAAAGACTATTGGACAACAGTCGAAGATAAGCCGCTTTTGCTTGGCCGTTTCCCCTGTATGGTTTGCGCTATCCGCGATATGGACGAAGAGCTACAAGGCTTACACCTAACCTATTTACAGCCTAGCTATGACAAGCCATGCGGGGAGGACGGACTACACGCCCCGCGCTATCAGAAACTGGCAATCAAAGACCCTGTAACAGGCGAAGCATTACCGGCCAAGAAAATGCGAAACCGTAAGCAAGGCAGCATTTCAGGGCAAGCCGTCCACTTGTTCCCGATTCCTGAAAATGGCCGTCTTGTCATTGCAGAGGGAATAGAAACCGCCCTTGCCGCCCGTGAATTGTACAAGGCTTACGATTGGGGCTTATACGCGGCCTTGAGCGCAAACAGCATGGCAAATTTTCAGTTTTTGAACGGTATAAAAGAAATTGCGATTATTGCCGATAACGACACGCCCCGCCCCGTTGGTTACAGAGCTGCTTATGACTTGGCAATGCGAGCCATTAAGCAGGGAATCAAGGCGAGCATATGGCAAAGCAAAACGCCGGGCTATGACGCACTGGACGAACTGAACGAGAAAAAGCAATCAGACAATCATTTCGGAGGACAGACAGCATGA
- a CDS encoding HAD family hydrolase, whose amino-acid sequence MKNLAIFDLDNTLINTDSDHSWPQYLIKKGIVDAAETEAQNEKFYQDYQNGCLDIDAFLKFHLAPLARFSKEELADFHREFMAEYIVPHISPMQRMLVQSHQMAGDEMLVISSTNEFIITPICHLFGIHNVIGTQLETGEDGRYTGNYVGTPSLKEGKITRLNQWLAERGETFESYGKVYFYSDSKNDLPLLRIVDEPVAVNPDAELEKEAKAKGWPILNFK is encoded by the coding sequence ATGAAAAACCTTGCCATTTTCGACCTCGACAATACCTTGATCAATACCGATTCGGATCACTCCTGGCCGCAATACCTGATTAAAAAAGGCATAGTCGATGCGGCTGAAACCGAGGCGCAAAATGAAAAGTTCTACCAAGACTATCAAAACGGTTGTCTTGATATTGATGCCTTCCTCAAATTCCATCTCGCGCCTTTAGCCCGTTTCAGCAAGGAAGAATTGGCTGATTTTCATCGCGAGTTTATGGCCGAATATATTGTTCCGCATATTTCTCCGATGCAGCGTATGTTGGTGCAAAGCCATCAAATGGCGGGCGACGAAATGTTGGTTATTTCTTCGACCAACGAATTCATCATTACCCCAATCTGCCATCTTTTCGGTATTCACAATGTTATTGGCACACAGCTTGAAACCGGCGAAGACGGCCGATATACCGGCAACTATGTCGGTACGCCCAGTCTGAAAGAAGGCAAAATTACCCGATTGAACCAATGGCTTGCTGAGCGCGGCGAGACCTTTGAAAGCTACGGTAAGGTTTATTTTTACAGCGACTCCAAAAACGATTTGCCGTTGCTTCGTATCGTGGACGAACCTGTCGCCGTCAATCCGGATGCCGAGCTGGAAAAAGAAGCCAAAGCAAAAGGTTGGCCGATTTTGAATTTCAAATAA
- a CDS encoding DUF927 domain-containing protein: protein MKNTETAKQESPNDYNLENIEPFRPRPHFEIDNRGVWWVNVRTDKDGDIIEAEPLLLSDPIDIIGTGQDNDGAYYRIIKFKDKITRQQKTAAIPQAEIGTVQGWQRLQNFGLVIMSGRAKRERLADYLQKEGSPAAFTITDRAGWHEDSYIMPSGETITATDKDPAIIYNGDTSQAKAYQPNGELTDWQQNIARYAVGNSRLCLALGASFAAPLLSLLNEESGGFHLMGDSSDGKTTAAKVALSVWGKPSGSLLSWSGTKIGFSNTAAARNDGLLVLDEIGQASPHVIGDTVYSVMNGINKVQGAKQGGNRALSRWKVMMFSTGEKTPDSILKHHKGDWNAGQAARLPSIRAAAQYGIYDTLHGFEDGALLSEHIAQSAEKYHGTAGRLFIRQLLDNLEQAKQQATERMAAFMATIPELSGQARRVAKRFAIAASALELAAPVTGLPVGVGMAGVKKCFDEWLEANGAGKHEDRRIIEQAEDFIAQHALGTRFMEWSDKSTNKDHAGYRKQEGEKLELWVIRRVFADEIAQSFDEAKVCRVLADNGLLKYNHKNRGYQHQRKGNGWFHVLATNIELDD from the coding sequence ATGAAAAATACCGAAACAGCGAAGCAGGAAAGCCCCAACGACTACAACCTTGAGAATATCGAGCCATTCCGCCCGCGCCCTCACTTTGAAATCGACAATCGGGGCGTATGGTGGGTAAACGTTAGAACCGATAAAGACGGCGATATTATCGAAGCAGAGCCGCTATTGCTTTCCGACCCTATCGACATCATTGGCACAGGGCAAGACAATGACGGCGCGTATTATCGGATTATCAAGTTTAAAGACAAAATCACACGCCAACAAAAGACCGCCGCCATACCACAAGCAGAAATCGGCACAGTCCAAGGCTGGCAGCGTTTGCAGAATTTCGGCCTAGTCATCATGAGCGGGCGGGCAAAAAGGGAAAGACTAGCAGACTATTTGCAGAAAGAGGGAAGCCCGGCGGCCTTTACCATTACCGACCGCGCAGGCTGGCACGAAGACAGCTACATTATGCCCAGTGGGGAAACCATCACAGCGACCGACAAAGACCCCGCCATTATCTACAACGGCGACACCAGCCAAGCAAAGGCATATCAGCCAAACGGAGAGCTTACCGACTGGCAACAAAACATAGCCCGATATGCAGTAGGAAATAGCCGTTTGTGCCTTGCTTTGGGAGCTTCATTTGCCGCCCCGTTGCTTTCCCTATTAAACGAAGAATCGGGGGGCTTCCACTTGATGGGCGATTCTTCAGACGGCAAAACCACAGCCGCAAAAGTAGCCTTGAGCGTATGGGGCAAACCATCAGGAAGCCTGTTGTCTTGGAGCGGTACGAAAATAGGCTTTTCCAACACAGCCGCCGCCCGCAATGATGGCTTGCTGGTGTTGGACGAAATAGGACAGGCAAGCCCGCACGTTATCGGCGATACTGTTTATAGCGTTATGAACGGTATCAACAAAGTGCAAGGCGCAAAACAAGGCGGAAACCGCGCTTTAAGCCGCTGGAAAGTGATGATGTTTTCCACCGGCGAAAAGACCCCCGATTCCATCTTGAAGCACCATAAGGGCGATTGGAACGCAGGACAAGCCGCCCGCCTGCCTAGTATCAGAGCCGCCGCGCAATACGGCATTTATGACACATTGCACGGATTTGAAGATGGCGCATTGTTGAGTGAGCATATCGCCCAATCAGCAGAAAAATATCACGGAACGGCAGGAAGACTATTTATCCGACAGCTTTTAGACAACCTAGAACAAGCCAAACAGCAGGCAACGGAGCGCATGGCCGCATTTATGGCAACCATTCCCGAATTATCAGGGCAGGCGCGAAGAGTAGCAAAACGCTTTGCTATCGCCGCCTCCGCTTTGGAACTTGCCGCCCCTGTTACCGGCTTGCCCGTAGGTGTAGGCATGGCAGGCGTGAAAAAATGCTTTGATGAATGGCTGGAAGCCAACGGAGCAGGAAAACACGAAGACCGCCGAATCATTGAGCAGGCAGAGGATTTTATCGCCCAGCACGCATTAGGCACGCGGTTTATGGAATGGAGCGATAAAAGCACCAATAAAGACCATGCAGGATATAGGAAACAGGAGGGGGAAAAATTGGAATTGTGGGTAATCCGCCGTGTCTTTGCCGATGAAATCGCCCAAAGTTTCGATGAAGCGAAAGTTTGCCGCGTATTAGCAGATAATGGATTGTTGAAATATAACCACAAAAACAGAGGCTACCAACACCAGCGGAAAGGTAACGGCTGGTTTCATGTTTTAGCTACAAATATAGAACTGGACGACTAA